From the Paludisphaera mucosa genome, one window contains:
- a CDS encoding DUF1501 domain-containing protein, with the protein MNCQDRQHRGIDPLNVSRRWFLGQCGVGLGAMALRELIAGSAGATSPAGANPMAARSPHFAPKAKRVIFLFMAGGPSHLEMFDNKPQLAKFDGTLPPPELLKGYRAAFINPDAKLLGPKFKFAKHGRSGIEVSELLPNLAKVVDDLTVIKGMSTDAFNHAPGQIMMSTGSMIFGRPSVGAWTCYGLGSEANDLPGFVVFSTGKKGPSGGNSNWGSGFLPTVYQGVQFRTGGDPVLYLSNPEGVDQEIQRDSLDAVHKLDAMRLDAMGDPEIATRINSYETAFKMQMSAPDVMDLTREPQHILDMYGVEPGKGSFAGTCLMARRLLERGVRFVEIFHEAWDQHGNLVADLKHNCADTDKACAALIRDLKQRGMLEDTLVVWGGEFGRTPMVQGGSDGRDHHPNAFTMWMAGGGAKPGVSFGETDDLGFGVATDKVHVHDLHATILHLLGFDHTKLTYRFQGRDFRLTDVHGKVVNELLA; encoded by the coding sequence ATGAACTGCCAGGATCGTCAGCATCGGGGGATCGATCCCCTGAACGTCTCGCGGCGATGGTTTCTCGGCCAGTGCGGCGTGGGCCTGGGCGCGATGGCGCTCCGCGAGCTGATCGCGGGATCGGCCGGCGCGACGTCGCCGGCGGGCGCGAACCCCATGGCGGCGCGATCGCCCCATTTCGCCCCCAAGGCGAAGCGCGTGATCTTCCTGTTCATGGCCGGCGGGCCGTCGCACCTGGAGATGTTCGACAACAAGCCCCAGCTCGCCAAGTTCGACGGCACGCTGCCGCCGCCCGAGCTGCTGAAGGGCTATCGCGCGGCGTTCATCAATCCCGACGCCAAGCTGCTCGGCCCCAAGTTCAAGTTCGCGAAACACGGCCGGTCGGGTATCGAGGTCTCGGAGTTGCTGCCGAATCTCGCCAAAGTCGTCGACGACCTGACCGTGATCAAGGGAATGTCGACCGACGCGTTCAACCACGCGCCGGGGCAGATCATGATGAGCACCGGCTCGATGATCTTCGGCCGCCCCAGCGTGGGCGCCTGGACCTGCTACGGACTCGGCAGCGAGGCGAACGACCTGCCCGGCTTCGTGGTCTTCAGCACGGGCAAGAAGGGGCCCAGCGGCGGCAACTCGAACTGGGGCAGCGGCTTCCTGCCGACCGTCTACCAGGGCGTCCAGTTCCGGACGGGCGGCGACCCGGTCCTCTACCTCTCGAACCCCGAAGGCGTCGATCAGGAGATCCAGCGCGACTCGCTCGACGCCGTCCACAAGCTCGACGCCATGCGTCTGGACGCGATGGGCGACCCCGAGATCGCCACGCGGATCAACTCGTACGAGACGGCCTTCAAGATGCAGATGTCGGCCCCCGACGTCATGGACCTGACGCGGGAGCCGCAGCATATCCTGGACATGTACGGCGTCGAGCCCGGCAAGGGGTCGTTCGCCGGCACCTGCCTGATGGCCCGCCGCCTGCTTGAACGTGGCGTGCGGTTCGTAGAGATCTTCCACGAGGCCTGGGACCAGCACGGCAACCTCGTCGCCGACCTCAAGCACAACTGCGCCGACACCGACAAGGCCTGCGCCGCGTTGATCCGGGACCTGAAGCAACGCGGGATGCTGGAAGACACCCTGGTCGTGTGGGGCGGCGAGTTCGGCCGCACGCCGATGGTGCAGGGGGGCTCCGACGGCCGCGACCACCACCCCAACGCCTTCACGATGTGGATGGCCGGCGGCGGAGCGAAGCCGGGCGTCAGCTTCGGCGAGACCGACGACCTGGGCTTCGGCGTCGCCACGGACAAGGTCCACGTCCACGACCTGCACGCGACGATCCTGCACCTGCTCGGTTTCGATCACACGAAGCTGACGTACCGCTTCCAGGGCCGCGACTTCCGCCTGACGGACGTCCACGGCAAGGTCGTCAACGAGTTGCTGGCCTGA
- a CDS encoding chloride channel protein, producing the protein MRDAEPVSPLPSAPQGRPSRVTAALRRLATFWATPGVGRAGLCSPAVGFVAGLGAVGFLLALQFMYTHVLGGMMHLAMPPTPEGEAHAVAYPWPWWMVILIPTIGGLISGWLVFTFAPEAEGHGTDAMIRAFHEGGGLIRTRVPFIKAIASIVTIGTGGSAGQEGPIAQIGSGFGSFLARVLRLPTDERRILMLAGAAGGVGAIVRAPLGGALFAGEVLYSSTAFESAALLPCLASAIVAYSTFALFVTPRPVFAMPPLDFQGLADLPMYVGLTILCAAVGWLYTRSFYGLRDRAFKPLPIPRQLKPAVGGAMLGLLALAFPQVMAGGYGWVQWGAIGEPPNLLGRGESPFVPNMSMGLLLAVAVAKIAATGFTISSGGSGGVFGPSMLIGGMLGGAYGQLMHSLGIGLATEPSAFVLVGMGGFFAGVSKTPLTSIVMVSEMTGSYSLLVPLMLACGLNMAISRRWTLYEEQVPTPIDSPAHQGDFLVDVLSRIKVGAAGVRTVGVEPMVASLPFEKVARKVAGSTESLFPVIDDQGRLTGVFTLRDLRLALLGSKSWGPLVIADDLASRPIATVTIEDDLHTALRRMTESNLDEIPVVDPADPSRLVGLLSRRELTSAYSSLIETLRTDPTGPAGTDASADAASRA; encoded by the coding sequence ATGCGTGACGCCGAGCCGGTCTCTCCACTTCCATCCGCCCCGCAGGGTCGCCCTTCCAGGGTCACTGCGGCCCTGCGGCGGCTCGCGACGTTCTGGGCGACGCCCGGCGTCGGCCGGGCCGGCCTTTGCAGCCCTGCCGTGGGCTTCGTCGCGGGGCTGGGTGCGGTGGGGTTTTTGCTCGCCCTGCAGTTCATGTACACGCACGTGCTCGGCGGCATGATGCATCTCGCGATGCCGCCGACGCCGGAAGGGGAGGCGCACGCCGTCGCTTATCCCTGGCCCTGGTGGATGGTGATCCTGATCCCGACGATCGGCGGCCTGATTTCCGGATGGCTGGTCTTCACGTTCGCGCCCGAGGCCGAGGGCCACGGGACCGACGCGATGATTCGGGCGTTCCACGAGGGCGGCGGGCTCATCCGAACGCGGGTGCCGTTCATCAAGGCCATCGCGTCGATCGTGACGATCGGCACCGGAGGGTCGGCGGGGCAGGAAGGGCCCATCGCCCAGATCGGCTCGGGATTCGGGTCGTTCCTGGCTCGGGTGCTCCGCCTGCCCACGGACGAGCGACGCATCCTGATGCTCGCCGGAGCGGCGGGCGGCGTCGGGGCCATCGTCCGCGCGCCGCTGGGCGGAGCCCTGTTCGCGGGCGAGGTCCTGTATTCCTCGACGGCCTTCGAATCCGCCGCGCTTCTGCCCTGCCTGGCGAGCGCCATCGTGGCCTATTCGACGTTCGCCCTGTTCGTGACGCCGCGGCCCGTCTTCGCCATGCCTCCTTTGGATTTCCAGGGCCTGGCCGACCTGCCGATGTACGTGGGATTGACGATCCTCTGTGCGGCGGTCGGCTGGCTCTACACGAGGTCGTTCTACGGCCTACGCGATCGAGCCTTCAAGCCCTTGCCGATCCCCCGTCAGCTCAAGCCGGCCGTCGGCGGCGCGATGCTCGGCCTGCTGGCCCTGGCCTTCCCTCAGGTCATGGCGGGCGGCTACGGCTGGGTCCAGTGGGGGGCGATCGGCGAGCCGCCGAATCTGCTGGGACGGGGCGAGTCGCCCTTCGTCCCCAACATGTCGATGGGCCTGTTGCTCGCCGTGGCGGTCGCGAAGATCGCGGCGACAGGCTTCACGATCAGCTCCGGGGGCAGCGGCGGCGTGTTCGGTCCGTCCATGTTGATCGGCGGCATGCTCGGCGGCGCTTACGGCCAGTTGATGCACAGCCTGGGCATCGGCCTGGCGACCGAGCCGTCGGCCTTCGTGCTCGTCGGCATGGGAGGTTTCTTCGCGGGCGTTTCGAAGACGCCGCTCACGTCGATCGTCATGGTCAGCGAGATGACCGGATCGTACAGCCTGCTGGTCCCGCTGATGCTCGCCTGCGGTCTGAACATGGCGATCTCCCGGAGATGGACACTGTACGAGGAGCAGGTGCCCACGCCGATCGACAGCCCGGCGCACCAGGGCGATTTCCTGGTCGACGTCCTCTCGCGGATCAAGGTCGGCGCGGCCGGCGTCCGGACGGTGGGAGTTGAACCTATGGTCGCCTCGCTCCCTTTCGAAAAGGTGGCCCGGAAGGTGGCGGGGTCCACGGAGAGCCTCTTCCCGGTCATCGACGACCAGGGTCGGCTGACCGGGGTCTTCACACTCCGCGACTTGCGACTGGCTTTGCTCGGTTCGAAATCATGGGGCCCGCTGGTCATCGCCGACGACCTGGCTTCCCGGCCGATCGCCACCGTGACGATCGAGGACGACCTGCACACGGCGCTCCGACGGATGACCGAATCGAACCTGGACGAGATCCCGGTGGTCGACCCGGCGGACCCCTCGCGCCTCGTGGGCCTGCTGAGCCGCCGCGAGCTGACCTCGGCCTACTCGTCGCTGATCGAGACGCTCCGAACCGATCCGACGGGGCCGGCCGGGACGGACGCGTCGGCCGATGCGGCCTCGCGAGCTTGA
- a CDS encoding OprO/OprP family phosphate-selective porin, protein MEPAGVSSRPGTAAPDTGVPATVTAPSASGGVSAPGQSLPPNPPPSSRFDVPATLESKKVNVKFGPGFELRSDDDEYILQFHNLTQFEYRGYEQGGHQTERDSFLIPRQWWMFSGRMTKPIGYFLSFANGFDTISMLDVFLDFDFDPRFRVRAGRFKTPFTYEFLVDPIQGLIQPERSVFFNNFGQNRDEGVMGFGRLFNKTVDYAAGVFNGNRNGYVANTDSKFVSAFINWKPFNNAEGSALENFNVGGSVFGGTNDNLPFPQVLRTIVPTSGNSVAGVPFLAFNNNVREVGPMTFWDLHAAWFYRRLAVIGEWASGTQDYALNNRLSYRTSLPIDAFYVQAGYLLTGETRSGLGIVKPLHPFNLNPDKFGLGAWELTGRYQHLDIGQQVFSQGLSDPNLWANRLFITDLGFNWHVNQYVKFMFDWEHSEFNNPVFTNVGQSSKTNDLFLARIQLYF, encoded by the coding sequence ATGGAACCGGCCGGGGTCAGCAGCAGGCCGGGCACGGCGGCCCCGGACACGGGCGTGCCCGCGACCGTGACGGCCCCGTCGGCCTCCGGCGGCGTCTCGGCCCCGGGCCAGTCGCTGCCGCCGAACCCGCCCCCCTCGTCACGATTCGACGTCCCGGCGACGCTCGAGAGCAAGAAGGTCAACGTCAAGTTCGGCCCGGGTTTCGAGTTGCGGAGCGACGACGACGAGTACATCCTCCAGTTCCACAACCTCACCCAGTTCGAGTATCGCGGCTACGAACAGGGCGGCCACCAGACCGAGCGCGACAGCTTCCTGATCCCTCGCCAGTGGTGGATGTTCAGCGGTCGAATGACCAAGCCGATCGGCTACTTCCTGTCGTTCGCCAACGGCTTCGACACGATTAGCATGCTCGACGTCTTCCTCGACTTCGACTTCGATCCGAGATTCCGCGTCCGGGCCGGTCGTTTCAAGACGCCGTTCACCTATGAGTTCCTCGTCGACCCGATCCAGGGCCTGATCCAGCCCGAACGCTCGGTCTTCTTCAACAACTTCGGCCAGAACCGCGACGAAGGCGTGATGGGCTTCGGCCGCCTCTTCAACAAGACGGTCGACTACGCGGCCGGCGTCTTCAACGGCAATCGCAACGGCTACGTGGCCAACACCGACTCGAAGTTCGTCTCGGCCTTCATCAACTGGAAGCCGTTCAACAACGCCGAGGGATCGGCCCTCGAGAACTTCAACGTCGGCGGCTCGGTGTTCGGCGGGACGAACGACAACCTGCCGTTCCCCCAGGTCTTGCGGACGATCGTGCCGACCTCGGGCAACTCGGTCGCGGGCGTTCCGTTCCTCGCGTTCAACAACAACGTCCGCGAGGTCGGCCCGATGACCTTCTGGGACCTGCACGCGGCCTGGTTCTATCGCCGGCTCGCGGTGATCGGCGAGTGGGCGAGCGGCACGCAAGACTACGCCCTCAACAACCGCCTGAGCTATCGCACGAGCCTGCCGATCGATGCGTTTTACGTGCAGGCGGGGTATCTGCTCACCGGCGAGACCCGCAGCGGCCTGGGCATCGTCAAACCCCTGCATCCGTTCAACCTCAATCCGGACAAGTTCGGCCTGGGCGCCTGGGAGCTCACCGGTCGCTACCAGCATCTCGACATCGGCCAGCAGGTCTTCAGCCAGGGCCTCTCCGACCCGAACCTCTGGGCCAACCGGCTGTTCATCACCGACCTCGGCTTCAACTGGCACGTCAACCAGTACGTGAAGTTCATGTTCGACTGGGAGCACTCGGAGTTCAACAACCCGGTCTTCACGAACGTCGGCCAGTCCAGCAAGACGAACGACCTGTTCCTGGCACGCATCCAGCTCTACTTCTAG
- a CDS encoding redoxin domain-containing protein: MNARSRRWRDRFMASAVLLLAATAAAAAGDDASTDVLARIGRLQGLDGASLDPTPPADGATVLVFYSTECPIANAINPALNRLYGEFGPPRVKWFAVCVDPDVSAADLAAHAKEFGLKATIAVDRKGRLARRLGAKITPETFVVDGGGRLRYHGRIDDQFAARGVRKAAPGEGELRPALAAVLAGGEVKAPFVEAVGCPLPEAAEAPTYSKDVAAILQNSCRECHRKGQLGPFALDTYEQARKRAGDLANVVEDRSMPPWKAAPGVGPKFQHDRSLSTADVETISAWAEAGAPEGDPKDLPAPRAFPEEWAMEGGPDLVLDIGGDFPIAASGDDVYRCFVLRTDLPEDVYVSGVEYKPGNARVVHHILGYVDVSGEARKRDEAEEGPGYTSFSGPGVEIIGDLGGWAPGAAPSILAEGVGRALPKKADVIVQIHYHPCGKPETDRSRLGLKFARKPVKQTLHWNGAFNYGLDLPPGESNIEVRAKWTVPVDAEARAVAPHMHLLGKDMHMFVTFPDGRTRDLIRIDGWDFNWQSQYYFDEPIDLPRGSVVQAVAHYDNSASNPHNPNAKDPQRVTWGEATTDEMCIGFIAVTKKGQDLTRPGEKDDLHDIFTKQREEAIAKIKAAREKAGR; the protein is encoded by the coding sequence TTGAACGCTCGATCGAGACGATGGCGAGACCGGTTCATGGCGTCGGCCGTGCTGTTGCTTGCGGCGACCGCCGCCGCGGCTGCGGGTGACGACGCCTCGACGGACGTCCTGGCGAGAATCGGACGGCTCCAGGGGCTCGACGGGGCCTCCCTCGACCCGACCCCGCCGGCCGACGGTGCGACGGTGTTGGTCTTCTACTCGACCGAATGCCCGATCGCCAATGCGATCAATCCGGCGCTTAACCGGCTCTACGGCGAATTCGGCCCGCCTCGCGTCAAGTGGTTCGCCGTGTGCGTCGACCCCGACGTGAGCGCGGCGGACCTCGCGGCCCACGCCAAGGAATTCGGCCTGAAGGCCACGATCGCCGTCGACCGGAAGGGTCGGCTGGCGCGGCGGCTCGGCGCGAAGATCACGCCCGAGACGTTCGTCGTGGACGGTGGGGGCCGGCTTCGCTACCACGGGCGGATCGACGACCAGTTCGCCGCGCGCGGCGTCCGCAAGGCCGCCCCGGGCGAAGGCGAGCTACGACCGGCCCTGGCCGCGGTCCTGGCCGGCGGCGAGGTCAAGGCTCCGTTCGTCGAGGCGGTCGGCTGCCCTTTGCCCGAAGCGGCCGAGGCGCCGACCTACTCGAAGGACGTCGCCGCGATCCTGCAGAACAGCTGCCGCGAATGCCATCGCAAGGGTCAGCTCGGCCCCTTCGCGCTCGACACGTATGAACAGGCCCGCAAACGAGCGGGCGACCTGGCGAACGTCGTCGAGGACCGATCCATGCCGCCCTGGAAGGCTGCGCCCGGGGTCGGGCCGAAATTCCAGCACGACCGCTCCCTCTCGACGGCCGACGTGGAGACCATCTCCGCCTGGGCCGAGGCCGGCGCACCCGAGGGCGACCCCAAAGATCTCCCCGCCCCGCGGGCGTTCCCGGAGGAGTGGGCGATGGAAGGTGGGCCCGACCTGGTCCTCGACATCGGCGGCGACTTCCCGATCGCCGCCTCGGGTGACGACGTTTATCGCTGCTTCGTGCTCCGCACCGACCTGCCCGAGGACGTCTATGTGTCGGGAGTCGAGTACAAGCCGGGCAACGCCCGCGTCGTCCACCACATCCTGGGCTACGTCGACGTCTCCGGGGAGGCCCGCAAGCGCGACGAGGCCGAAGAGGGGCCGGGCTACACCAGCTTCTCCGGCCCCGGCGTCGAGATCATCGGCGACCTGGGCGGCTGGGCCCCCGGCGCTGCCCCGAGCATCCTCGCCGAGGGCGTCGGCCGCGCGCTGCCGAAGAAGGCCGACGTCATCGTCCAGATCCATTATCATCCCTGCGGCAAGCCGGAGACCGACCGCAGCCGGCTCGGCCTCAAGTTCGCCCGCAAGCCGGTCAAGCAGACGCTCCACTGGAACGGGGCGTTCAACTACGGCCTCGACCTGCCGCCCGGCGAATCCAATATCGAGGTCCGCGCCAAGTGGACCGTCCCCGTCGACGCCGAGGCCCGCGCGGTCGCGCCGCACATGCACCTGCTCGGGAAGGACATGCACATGTTCGTGACCTTCCCCGACGGCCGTACTCGCGACCTCATCCGCATCGACGGTTGGGACTTCAACTGGCAGTCGCAGTACTACTTCGACGAGCCCATCGACCTGCCCAGGGGATCGGTCGTGCAGGCCGTGGCCCACTACGACAACTCGGCGTCGAACCCCCACAACCCGAACGCCAAAGATCCCCAGCGCGTCACGTGGGGCGAGGCGACCACCGACGAGATGTGCATCGGCTTCATCGCCGTCACCAAGAAGGGCCAGGACCTGACCCGGCCCGGCGAGAAGGACGACCTGCACGACATCTTCACGAAGCAGCGCGAGGAAGCGATCGCGAAGATCAAGGCGGCCCGCGAGAAGGCCGGCCGCTGA
- a CDS encoding tetratricopeptide repeat protein has product MKMLLRTGLGLFLAATPLASWAGDFLAESDAAGAWQYYNNMGWHAFYDGDMDLARDRFAKAIETVRPYEKKFPRLMSRSCHDLTRVLCAKKRYADAEPMAKWVIEAREHDAWTRDDVMFDSLYLLAVIHREQHHEADAVPVLRKAMAIEEKHVGPSDARLALTIKELADLEAKIGDYQEAEAHYRRAIHIHKRHAATNLDLAEAIGGRADVLERLGRVADARAAQAEAETIRDECAGEPRLADHLTTPLAARVVRPATR; this is encoded by the coding sequence ATGAAGATGCTCCTGCGGACCGGACTCGGGCTCTTCCTGGCGGCGACGCCGCTGGCCTCGTGGGCGGGCGACTTCCTGGCCGAATCGGACGCCGCCGGCGCCTGGCAGTATTACAACAACATGGGGTGGCACGCCTTCTACGACGGGGACATGGACCTGGCGCGCGACCGCTTCGCCAAGGCGATCGAGACGGTCCGGCCCTACGAGAAGAAATTCCCGAGGCTCATGTCGCGCAGTTGCCACGACCTGACTCGCGTGCTGTGCGCGAAGAAGCGTTACGCCGACGCCGAGCCGATGGCGAAGTGGGTGATCGAGGCGCGTGAGCACGATGCATGGACCCGCGACGACGTCATGTTCGACAGCCTCTACCTGCTGGCCGTCATCCATCGCGAGCAGCATCACGAGGCCGACGCGGTCCCGGTGCTCCGCAAGGCGATGGCGATCGAGGAGAAGCACGTCGGCCCTTCCGACGCCCGGCTGGCCCTGACCATCAAGGAACTCGCCGACCTGGAAGCGAAGATCGGCGACTATCAGGAAGCCGAGGCCCACTACCGCCGCGCGATCCACATCCACAAGCGACACGCCGCGACGAACCTGGACCTCGCCGAGGCGATCGGCGGCCGGGCCGACGTCCTTGAACGGCTAGGTCGGGTCGCCGACGCCCGGGCCGCGCAGGCCGAGGCCGAGACGATCCGGGACGAATGCGCAGGCGAGCCCAGGTTGGCCGATCACCTGACGACGCCCCTGGCCGCGCGGGTCGTCAGGCCAGCAACTCGTTGA
- a CDS encoding cysteine hydrolase family protein, which yields MSGKISDLHGFVPDKADGALLLIDVVNRFDFPDAEELLSQALPMADSLATLADRARAAGVPVIYVNDNFGRWRSDFASLVEHCLEADAPGREFVSRLKPEESDYQVLKPKHSGFFSTTLGTLLEYLGTRTLILAGVTADICVLFTANDAYMRDYHLIIAEDCVAAVDEEDARVALKLMRRVLKADVKPSAEIDLESLAHFGKNGAQVRY from the coding sequence ATGTCAGGCAAGATTTCCGACCTCCACGGCTTCGTCCCCGACAAGGCCGACGGGGCGCTGCTGCTCATCGACGTCGTCAACCGGTTCGACTTCCCGGACGCCGAGGAACTGCTGTCCCAGGCCCTACCGATGGCGGATTCGCTGGCGACGCTCGCCGATCGCGCCCGCGCCGCGGGCGTGCCCGTGATCTACGTCAACGACAACTTCGGCCGCTGGCGGTCGGACTTCGCGAGCCTCGTCGAACACTGCCTGGAGGCCGACGCACCGGGCCGGGAATTCGTGTCTCGGCTCAAGCCGGAGGAGTCGGATTACCAGGTGCTGAAGCCCAAGCACTCTGGGTTCTTCTCGACGACACTCGGGACCCTGCTCGAATACCTGGGGACGAGGACCCTGATCCTCGCCGGCGTGACGGCCGACATCTGCGTGCTCTTCACGGCCAACGACGCCTACATGCGCGACTACCACCTGATCATCGCCGAGGACTGCGTCGCGGCCGTCGACGAGGAGGACGCCCGCGTCGCGCTGAAGCTGATGCGACGCGTCCTCAAGGCCGACGTGAAGCCTTCGGCCGAGATCGACCTGGAAAGCCTGGCCCATTTCGGAAAAAACGGCGCGCAGGTGCGATATTGA
- a CDS encoding ZIP family metal transporter, which produces MAMPIILTAYCALIVAVSLLGGLAPLALVLTHTRLQTYLSFSAGTMLGAAFFHMLPESVEMGGPGTVRWAAVGLLALFLLERFFSYHQHESAEVDGHDHSHHDHDEVVGQTLSWGTATFGLAVHSLVGGVALASAVVADYKEQGRVGGMAWGVFLATVLHKPADAMTVVALMIRAGVPVRLAHLVNLGFALMIPLGAGLFFVGVDRLAPSNAEALTAIALAFSAGTFLCISLSDLLPELQFHSHDRLKLSAALLSGFLLMAGTSTLEML; this is translated from the coding sequence ATGGCCATGCCCATCATCCTCACGGCGTATTGCGCCCTGATCGTCGCGGTGAGCTTGCTCGGGGGGCTGGCGCCGCTGGCCCTGGTCCTGACCCACACCCGGCTCCAGACCTACCTGAGCTTCTCGGCCGGCACCATGCTGGGTGCGGCCTTCTTCCACATGCTCCCCGAATCGGTCGAGATGGGGGGCCCGGGGACCGTCCGCTGGGCGGCCGTCGGCCTGCTCGCCCTCTTCCTGCTGGAGCGGTTCTTCTCGTATCACCAGCACGAGTCCGCCGAGGTCGACGGGCACGATCATTCACACCACGATCATGACGAGGTCGTCGGCCAGACCCTCTCGTGGGGGACGGCGACGTTCGGGCTGGCGGTCCATTCGCTGGTGGGCGGCGTGGCGCTGGCCAGCGCCGTCGTCGCGGACTACAAGGAACAGGGTCGCGTCGGGGGGATGGCCTGGGGCGTCTTCCTCGCCACGGTCCTGCACAAGCCGGCCGACGCCATGACCGTCGTCGCCCTGATGATCCGCGCCGGGGTGCCGGTCCGGCTCGCCCATCTCGTGAATCTGGGCTTCGCGCTCATGATCCCGCTGGGAGCGGGACTCTTCTTCGTGGGCGTCGACCGACTCGCCCCTTCCAACGCCGAGGCGCTGACGGCCATCGCCCTGGCGTTCTCCGCGGGGACCTTCCTCTGCATCTCGCTGAGCGACCTGCTCCCCGAGCTGCAATTCCACTCGCACGACCGGCTGAAGCTCTCCGCGGCCCTCCTCTCAGGCTTCCTCCTGATGGCCGGGACGTCGACGCTCGAGATGCTTTGA
- a CDS encoding small basic protein translates to MSMDKSLKKASGLAGQRNVLTRAERLALLQEDERWAPGGAVYNLPKTKSRRLAPGQSGPKRPAAK, encoded by the coding sequence ATGTCGATGGACAAGAGTCTCAAGAAGGCGAGCGGGCTGGCCGGTCAGCGCAACGTCTTGACCCGCGCCGAGCGCCTGGCCCTCCTGCAGGAAGACGAGCGTTGGGCTCCTGGCGGCGCGGTGTACAACCTGCCGAAGACGAAGTCGCGCCGCCTCGCCCCCGGCCAGTCGGGCCCGAAGCGTCCGGCGGCCAAGTAA
- a CDS encoding APC family permease, with the protein MLQRRLRLLQAVSLNMSMMVGVGPFITIPAIIATMGGPQAMLGWILGAVVALADGFVWCELASAFPGSGGTYHFFDAAYGESLLGRSLKFLFVWQFLFSGPLEVATGAIGLAQYVSFFFPQLQQPAWNWGVIIPGLDSPVPWFNVLGVAVMGLVTFLAYRRIEVAGRLLVVLWVGMLFTVGWVIATGLSHFDARLAFSFPEHAWDATSANATGLGMALAIAMYDFLGYYQICYLGDEVEDPSRTIPRAILISVLAIAAIYLTMNVCILGVLPWQDAMRSTHVASDMMERVLGSRAAGFLTVMIIWTALASTFAALLGYSRVPYASAKAGHFPRFFAATHAEGDFPHRSLMLIGGLGMLACLADLGTVIAALLTSRILVQFVGQIATVFWLRRNPEVMARLRFRMPFFPIPAIVALVGWLFVFGTSKWMIIAYGLGSLVLGVVVFMIWDAFRRDDGDHRSRDEPAAARG; encoded by the coding sequence ATGCTGCAACGTCGCTTGCGCCTGCTCCAGGCGGTCAGCTTGAACATGTCGATGATGGTGGGCGTGGGCCCGTTCATCACCATCCCGGCCATCATCGCGACCATGGGCGGACCCCAGGCGATGCTGGGCTGGATCCTGGGCGCCGTGGTGGCGCTCGCCGACGGGTTCGTCTGGTGCGAGCTGGCGTCGGCGTTCCCGGGGTCGGGGGGGACGTACCACTTCTTCGACGCCGCGTACGGCGAGTCGCTCCTGGGGCGGTCCCTCAAGTTCCTGTTCGTGTGGCAGTTCCTGTTCAGCGGGCCGCTCGAAGTCGCCACCGGAGCGATCGGCCTGGCGCAGTACGTCAGCTTTTTCTTCCCCCAGCTCCAGCAGCCCGCCTGGAACTGGGGCGTGATCATCCCCGGCCTCGATTCGCCGGTGCCCTGGTTCAACGTCCTGGGCGTCGCCGTGATGGGGCTGGTGACGTTCCTGGCCTACCGCCGGATCGAGGTCGCGGGCCGGCTCCTGGTCGTCCTCTGGGTCGGCATGCTCTTCACCGTGGGCTGGGTGATCGCCACGGGCCTCTCCCACTTCGACGCCCGGCTGGCTTTCTCGTTCCCCGAACACGCGTGGGACGCGACGAGCGCCAACGCGACCGGACTGGGCATGGCGCTCGCGATCGCGATGTACGACTTCCTGGGCTACTACCAGATCTGCTACCTGGGGGACGAGGTCGAGGACCCTTCGCGGACGATCCCGCGGGCGATCCTGATCTCGGTCCTGGCCATCGCCGCCATCTACCTGACGATGAACGTGTGCATCCTCGGCGTGCTCCCCTGGCAGGACGCCATGAGGTCGACGCACGTCGCCAGCGACATGATGGAACGCGTCCTGGGCTCCCGCGCCGCGGGCTTCCTGACGGTCATGATCATCTGGACGGCGCTCGCCTCGACTTTCGCCGCGCTGCTCGGGTACAGCCGGGTCCCTTACGCGTCGGCCAAGGCCGGGCACTTTCCACGCTTCTTCGCGGCCACGCACGCCGAGGGCGACTTCCCCCACCGCTCGCTGATGCTGATCGGCGGCCTGGGGATGCTGGCCTGCCTGGCCGACCTGGGGACGGTGATCGCGGCGCTCCTGACCTCGCGGATCCTCGTGCAGTTCGTCGGCCAGATCGCCACCGTCTTCTGGCTTCGGCGCAACCCCGAGGTCATGGCCCGGCTCCGGTTCCGGATGCCCTTCTTCCCGATCCCGGCGATCGTGGCGCTCGTGGGCTGGCTGTTCGTCTTCGGGACTTCCAAATGGATGATCATCGCTTACGGCCTGGGGTCGCTCGTCCTGGGCGTCGTCGTCTTCATGATCTGGGACGCCTTTCGCCGCGACGACGGCGATCATCGGTCTCGCGACGAGCCGGCCGCGGCCCGAGGCTGA